The following are encoded in a window of Oncorhynchus mykiss isolate Arlee chromosome Y, USDA_OmykA_1.1, whole genome shotgun sequence genomic DNA:
- the btg4 gene encoding protein BTG4 — MKEEIAAAVFFVARLAKRHGSLDAESREEFAAALTSALFDTYKTHWYPHTPVKGQAYRCLRMNRAQLRDPVLERACLRSAVCYEDLGLPQEMTIWVDPGEVSCRYGERSVPFCVMQLQGCHQGDKEFSRRIHNAVERAASDIQSGCSDEEGGDTSMNSSCSSLSTPCPAHNPKPKTIPTVSNPNSVYQVTNQFSEFAPVPPPPAWAAYSNRRAFPGDGYPPHGPPSGGLFAQQHSSQFQPPKGIKPYRATSSFTGPRQDKYHWVSKNRS; from the exons ATGAAGGAAGAGATTGCAGCAGCAGTGTTCTTCGTTGCTCGGCTGGCGAAGCGCCATGGTAGTTTAGATGCTGAAAGCAGAGAGGAGTTTGCTGCTGCCCTCACCTCAGCCCTGTTTGACACCTACAAGACCCACTGGTACCCTCACACACCTGTCAAGGGACAAGCCTACCG GTGCCTGCGTATGAACCGAGCTCAGCTGAGGGACCCTGTGTTGGAGAGGGCGTGTTTACGGAGTGCTGTCTGTTACGAGGACCTGGGGTTGCCACAGGAGATGACAATCTGGGTCGACCCTGGAGAAGTGTCCTGCAG GTACGGAGAGCGCAGCGTTCCGTTCTGTGTGATGCAGCTGCAGGGCTGTCACCAAGGTGACAAGGAGTTTTCCCGACGTATACATAATGCAGTGGAGCGGGCCGCCTCCGACATCCAATCAG GCTGCTCCGACGAGGAGGGCGGGGACACCAGCATGAACAGCAGCTGCAGCAGCCTATCCACTCCCTGCCCTGCCCACAACCCGAAACCCAAAACCATCCCAACAGTCAGCAACCCCAACAGTGTCTACCAAGTAACTAACCAG TTCAGTGAGTTTGCTCCAGTGCCACCCCCTCCGGCCTGGGCCGCTTACTCCAACAGAAGGGCCTTCCCTGGGGATGGCTACCCTCCCCACGGCCCCCCCTCTGGAGGTCTGTTCGCCCAGCAGCACAGCAGCCAGTTCCAGCCTCCTAAAGGAATCAAACCCTACAGAGCCACCTCTTCCTTCACTGGGCCCAGGCAGGACAAGTACCACTGGGTCAGCAAGAACCGCTCCTAG